Part of the Micromonospora tarapacensis genome is shown below.
TTCGGCCGGCCGGCGTTGGTGCTCAACGACGCCGAGGTGCACGGCGCCGGGGTGGTCGCCGGCACCGGCTGCGAACTGGTGCTGACCCTGGGCACCGGGCTGGGCAGCGCACTCTTCGACGGTGGGGTGCTCGCTCCGCACCTGGAGCTGTCCCATGCGCCGGTTCGCTGGGGCACCACCTATGACACGTACGTCGGTGAGCCGGAGCGTCGCCGGCTCGGCGACGCGTTCTGGTCCCGGCGGATCCGGCAGGTGGTGGAGGGGCTGCGTCCGGTGTTCCGCTGGGACCGGCTCTACCTGGGTGGGGGCAACTCCCGGCTGATCCGACCCGAGCAACTCGCCCGGATGGGTGACGACGTGGTGGTCGTCCCCAACAGCGCGGGCATCGTCGGCGGCGTCCGGGCCTGGGACCTCGCCGCGGTGTAGAGCAGGAAAGGGCCCGGGAACAGTCGCGGTACGGCGGATGTTGTGCCAGCGTCGGGACAGCGGTGCGACACGGAGGGGTGGGCGGCATGGATCTGTTGGCCGAGTACCGGCGGGCGACCCTGTTCTTCGAGGCGGGCGACCCGAGTGGCGCGGCCCGACTGCTCGAACCGATCGTCGAGGCCGAGCCCGACAACGCCGCGGTACGGCAGTTGCTGGCCCGGGCCTACTTCCAGTCGGCGCAGCTCGGCCGCGCCGAGGAGCACCTGCGGGAACTGGTCGACCGCAATCCCAGCGACCACTACGCCCACCACGTGCTGGGCCGGACGCTGGAGCGGCTGAACCGGCACACCGACGCGCTGCGCCACCTGCGCATCGCGGCGGCCATGCACTCCTCGAACGACGACTACACGACCGCCGTGCGCCGGGTCGAGACCCGGGTCGGCGGCGGCCGCTGAGACCGGGCACGGGTCGAGGGGCAGCCCAGCCGGCTGCCCCCTCGACGTCCGCGGGCCCGGCGGTCGCCGTGCCTACGATGGCCGCATGGCAGCCGACCGGACGGTGGACGCGGTATGAAGCTGAAGCTGGACCTGCACGACGTCTTCAACAGGGGCCAGGACATCGACCGGGCACTGCGCGGGATCATGGACGAGGCGGTGGCCAAGAAGGCCACCCTCGTCGAGATCATCCCGGGCAAGGGCTCCGGCCAGCTCAAGAAGCGGGTGCTGCGCTTCCTCGACCAGAAGGACGTCAAGCAGCTCTACCACCGGGTCGAGAAGGACTCCAAGAACTTCGGCCGCCTCTTCGTCCACTTCCGCTGGAAGTAGCCGCCTCACAGCGGGTAGGTGCGGGCCACGGCGAGCATCTCCGAGCTGTGCGAGCCGGCGACGCCGACGTCCGGCGGGCGGGGGCGGAAGCCGGGCAGGGTTTCGAGACCGTCACTGGCGTCCATCGCGCGCAGCTCGACCCGGTCGGCCCGGGGCTCGACGGTCAGCGTGACCTCGACTCCGTCGGCCGGTGGGGCGTGGAAGACCACCCCGAATCCCCACCGGCCGTCGCGTTGCTCCACCGGCACCGGTCGACCCGCCACCTGGGCGCCGCGCACCGTCGCGGTGGACGTGTCGACGTGCAGGGTGACCAGGCGTACCTGGCGTTGCGGGGTGAGCCGCAGCCGCAGGGTGCGCTGGCCGGCGGTGGTGGTGTCGGCCAGCACGTCCAGCCGGGGGCGGGCAGCCCGGCCGCCTCCGCCGGGCCGCCGAGCAGGTCGTCGGCGCCGATGCCGGGGAACTCGTCGGCGACCTGGACCGGCCCGTCCACGTATTCGTCGGTCCAGGGCTGCGGGTCGGCTTCGTGGCTGAGCCAGCGGGCCTGGCCGGTCCCGGCGTCCAGCGCGTACATCAGGTGGGTGGGGACGGGATGCGCGGCGTCGAAGCGGTCGACGGCGGTGCCGGTCGTGGCGAAGACCGTCGCCGCCAGCGCCGCGGCCCCGGCGGGCAGGACGCCGAGCCGCCGGGCCCGCAGGGCCACCATGCCCCGCTGGCCGCCGGCCTCCGGATGCAGCAGGTCGACCACCGGCAACGCGGCCAGGCCGAGCAGCACCGCGAAGAGCGCCGCGACGCCGCCCATGCCCATGCCCAGCGCCGGAAAGAGCAGCACCACGGTCGGCAGCAGCACGACCACCGCCACCGCGGCGGCGACGGTCACCGCGATCACCGGTACCGGGCCGTCGGGTCGGGTGGCCAGCGCCACCAGCCCGGCGAGCGCGCCGGCCAGAGCCGGCAGGGTCGCCAGGTACGCCCCGCCGGGCACCAGGACCGCGAGCAGCACGCCGAGCAGTGCCAGCCAACCCAGCCCACCGATGGCCAGCGCGGCCGGGCCGATCCGCCGGCGGGTCAACGCGTACCAGGCGAGGACAACGGTGGCGGCGAGGGCCAGTACGGCCAGCCGGTACCAGGTCGGCCGGTAGGGGTCGAGCAGTTCGGCGTTGCCCGGCCGGATGGCCACCACCGCCGCCCAGAGGAGTTGGGCGCCCACCGGTGCGATCACGATCGGCGCCAGGGCCAGCCCGAACGCGGCGGCCAGCCGGCCACCGGTGACGCGGCCCCGGCGACGGGCCAGCCAGCCGAGCGCGACCACGCCGGCCAGCGCCAGCAGGGCCAGCGGCAGCACCAGAACGCCCGGGTAGCGGGCCAGACCACCGGGGACGGGGAAGTAGGTGGCGTCCTGGCCGGCGCCCAGGTCGCCGAGGTCGAGCCGCCCGAACTCGCGGGCGAGGCCCAGGGTGTTGTCCCCGTGGTGCTGGAGGCTGGCCCGGTCCATCGAGGCCGGGGTGTCCAACGGGGTGTGGTAGATCGCCCCACCGTCGAGGTACGCCGAGTTTAGCCCGACGAACTCCTCGTCGAGGAAGGCGGTGAAGTCGGTGTCGTTGGGCAGGGCGCGGTACACCTCCACGGCGAACGAGGTGCCCACCGGGTGCGGCGCGGCACGACCGAAGACCTCGACCAGCGCGGCGTTCTGCGGCGACGTCTCGAACATGATCACCGGCCCGGTCCGGCCCCGCGCCTCCAGGTTGAGCACCACTCCCTTGCCGGCGGCCAGTGGGTGCTCGGAGGCGAACGCCGACGCCCCGCACAGGCACGCCTCCTCGGCGTCGGTGAGGACGAACACGATGTCGTTGCGGGGCCGGGGGCCGGTGGTCAACGCGCGGGCCGTCTCCAGGATGGCCGAGACGCCCGCGGCGTCGTCGTTGCCGCCGGGTCCGGTCTGCACGGCGTCGTAGTGGGCGACCAGGAACACCGTGCCGCTGGGGTCGGTGCCGGGCAGCCGGGCCACCACGTTGCGGACCCGGGCCAGGGTGGCCCCGCCCGCCGCGCCGCTGAGCTGGCCGGCCTCCTCCGCGACGGTGTCCTGCACCTGGGTCTGAAGGCCGAGGCCCCGTAGGAAGACCTCCAGGTGGGCGCGGACCGCGTCGTTGGCCGGGCTGCCCGCGACGTGCGTCCGCCCGGCGACGAACGGCACGTGGGTGTACGCCCGGCCGGCGCTGAACTCCGCCGCGGGTGCGTCGCTCGGGCGGGGTGCCGGCGGACGCAGGTCGAGCAGCGCGGTGGCGCCGACGGCGACCAGCGCGACGAGTGCCGCCAGCGCGGCGAGGGCCGCCGACGCGGCCGGGTGAGGGCTCGTTCGGCGGCGGGGCTTGGGGGTGCGCCCACGGGTGGCTCCTCGGGGGGTGGGACTGGGGTGCACATCATCCTCCATGTCACCCGAGACGGCCCCGTCATGTTGTGTGCGAACGTTGTCTAATACAGGATCAGCAGGGCACTCGGAAGGAGCCCGACATCACCAGCGATCTCCCGCCTGTCGCGGCGGTGACCCGGCCGCACCGGGGGACCGGTATGGCCGGTCCCTCCGTGGCGTCCTGGCCCTATCCGCAGGGGGGCCTGGGCAGCAACCCCAATCTGCCGCCCGGCGAGCGGCTGCGGGTGCTGCTGGTGGAGGACGACGAGGGTGACGCGTTCCTCGTCGGCGAGTTGCTGACCGAGACGAACTCGGGGATCGATCTGCTGGTGGCGACCAGCCTGAGCGAGGCCCGCCAGCGGATCGCCGGGGTCGACTGCGTGCTGCTCGACCTGGGCCTGCCCGATGCTCAGGGGCTGGACGGGCTGCGGCAGGTGCTGGAGATGTCCGGCAGCGCGGCGGTCTGCGTGCTGACCGGCCGCTCCGACGAACACCTGGGCATCGTCGCGGTCGCCGAGGGAGCGCAGGACTACCTGGTCAAGGGCCAGGTTGACGGGGTGCTGCTGACCCGGGCGCTGCGTTACGCGGTGGAGCGCAAGCGGGCCGACGAGAACGCCCGACGGCTGCGCGAGGTGGAGCTGCGGCAGGCCGAGTCGGCCCGGTTGGAGCGCGGGCTGCTGCCCCAGCCGCTGATGTCGACCGACCAGATCGCGGTGCACACCTTCTACCGGCCCGGTCGGCACGCCGCGCTGATCGGCGGGGACTTCTACGACGTCGTGCAGACCCATCCCGACCGGGTCGACCTGATCGTCGGCGACGTGTGCGGCCACGGCGTGGACGAGGCGGCGCTCGGCGTCGAGTTGCGGGTGGCCTGGCGGGCACTGATCCTCGCCGGAGTGCCGGACGACGAGGTGCTGCCCGCGCTGGAGCAGGTGCTGATGAGCGAGCGCCGGCTCCAGGAGATCTTCGCGACCGTCGCGACCGTCCGGCTGGACCTCGGTGCCAACCGGGCGACCGTGCGGCTGGCGGGTCACCCGCCACCGGTGCTGCTCGCCGCGGGGCGGGTGACACCGGTGCCGGCCCGAGGTGGCCTGCTGCTCGGCGTACGCCCCCGCCGGCCCATCGCCTTCGACCTGGAGTTCGACACCGATGACTGGTCCCTGTTGATGTACACCGACGGCTTGATCGAGGGCCGGGTGGGCGAGGGCGACGAACGCCTCGACGTGCCCGGCCTGACCGGCCTGCTCAACGAGCCCGCCGGCCGGACGGTGCCGCTGCCCGACCTGCCTGCGTGGCTGGTCGGCCGGGCCGAGCAGCTCAACGACGGCCCGTTCGCCGACGACGTGGCGATGTTGCTGGTCAGTCGCGGTGGTGGCCGGTGACGCCCGTGGGTGCCGGGTGGAGCCTGCGGGGCCGGCTGGCGGTGCTGATCGCGGTGGTCGGGCTGCTGCTGATCGGGGTGGCGGTCGCCGAGGCGGTGGTCGCCACCCGCAATCGGGCCCAGATCGACGCGGTGCTCAACAAGACCGGCCCGCTGCGCGTCAACTCCCAGGAGTTGCTCGCGGTGCTGGTCGACCAGGAGACCGCGATCCGGGGATACGCGCTGACCGGTGACCGGGAGAGCCTCGGCCCGTTCGACGCCGGCCGGCAGCGGGAGCAGGAGCTGGCGGCCTCGACGGATCAACTGCTGGTGAACTATCCAGGGCTGCACGACGAGTTCGAGCTGGTGCAGCTGCGAGCCGAGGAATGGCGGCAGACGGTCGCCCTACCGGTTATCCAGGCCATCGAGGTCGGCGGCGCCAGCGCCGGTCGTGAGCTGTTCACCGACGAGTCACGGCAGCGGTTCGACGAGATCCGGGTCGCCGTCGACGCGCTGCAGAACGGCATCCTCGAACTGCGCGACGAGGCTGCCGCCGACGTACGCGAGACCAGTAACCTGCTGGTGTTACTGCTGATCATGGCGGCGCTCGTGGTGCTGGTCGCCGGGGTGCTGCTGCTCACCTCGCTGGAGCGGATGGTGATCCGCCCGCTGACCAACCTGGCCGGGCAGGTCCGGGACGTCGCGACCGGCGACTACGGCCACGACATCGCCGGCACCGGGCCGCCGGAGTTCCGGCGCCTCGGCGAGGACGTGGACGTCATGCGCCAGAAGATCGCGGCGGAGCTGGCCGAGGTACGCGCGGCGCGTGAGCGGATCGAGTGGGTCAACACCCAGTTGCAGCGGCAGGCCGAGGAGCTGACCCGCTCCAACCGCGACCTGGAGCAGTTCGCCTACGTCGCGTCGCACGACCTACAGGAGCCGCTGCGTAAGGTGGCCAGCTTCTGCCAGTTGCTCCAGCGGCGCTACGCCGGCCGGCTCGACGAGCGGGCCGACCAGTACATCGCGTTCGCGGTGGACGGTGCGCAGCGGATGCAGCGGCTGATCAACGACCTGCTGGCGTTCTCCCGGATCGGCCGGCTCACCGCCGGCTTCGCCGACGTCGACCTGAACGACCTGATGGCGGAGGTCGCGGCGCAGACCGAGCCGGCCCGCCAGTACGCCGACGCCGAGCTGACCTGGGGTGAGCTGCCCGTGATCCGCGGCGAGGAGCCGTTGTTGACCAATCTGCTGGTCAATCTGGTCAGCAACTCGGTGAAGTTCCGCCGGCCCGACGTGCCGCCGAAGGTGCACGTCTCGGCCCGGCTGGTCGGCGAGGACTGGGAGGTCACCTGCCAGGACAACGGCATCGGGATCGAGCCGGAGTTCGCCGACAAGATCTTCGTGATCTTCCAGCGGCTGCACGCCAAGGACGCGTACCCGGGAACCGGGATCGGGTTGGCGATCGTGAAGAAGATCGTGGAATACCACGGTGGCCGGGTCTGGGTGGACACCGACGTGCCCGAGGGTACGGCGATCCGGTTCACGCTGCCCGCGTTGCCGGCCGACATCGAGGCCTCCACGACCGCCACCGGGACGGACGGGCCGGCCGCCGACGTGGCGGGAACGGGCGTCGACGCGGCGGCTGGTCAGGTCGGTGACGCGGCCCCGGCCGGTGACGGTACGGTCGGCGCGGAGGCCGACGGCGGATCGGCGGAGCGTCCCGCGGCGGGCGCTGGCCTTTCGCCGGGCGGCACTGGACGAGATGGCATGAAGGAGGCGGTGGGATGACCGCGCCTGAGGACGGCAACAGCCCGATAGAGGTGCTGTTGGTCGAGGACGACCCGGGTGACGTGCTGATGACTCAGGAGGCGTTCGAGGAACACAAGCTGCGCAACCGGCTGAACGTGGTGTCCGACGGTGCCGAGGCGCTGGCCTACCTGCGCCGCGAGGGGCGGTACGCGGACGCCGTGCTGCCGGACCTGATCCTGCTCGACCTGAACCTGCCCCGCCGGGACGGCCGGGAGGTGCTGGAGGAGATCAAGCGGGACGAGGCGCTCCGCCGGATTCCGGTGGTGGTGCTGACCACCTCCCAGGCCGACGAGGACATCCTGCGCAGCTACCAGCTGCACGCCAACGCGTACGTGGCCAAGCCGGTGGACTTCGAGCAGTTCATCTCGGTGGTCCGGCAGATCGACGAGTTCTTCGTCAGCGTGGTGAAGCTGCCGCCGCGTGGTTGACACCCTGCTCGACGATGTCGCCGGGCTGTTGCGGGAGACCGCCGACCGAGTCGTGCTGCCGTTGTTCCGCCACCTCGGTGACGCCGACGTGTCCGAGAAGGCCCCCGGTGAGCTGGTCACCGTGGCCGACCGCCGGGCG
Proteins encoded:
- a CDS encoding PP2C family protein-serine/threonine phosphatase, which codes for MTRPHRGTGMAGPSVASWPYPQGGLGSNPNLPPGERLRVLLVEDDEGDAFLVGELLTETNSGIDLLVATSLSEARQRIAGVDCVLLDLGLPDAQGLDGLRQVLEMSGSAAVCVLTGRSDEHLGIVAVAEGAQDYLVKGQVDGVLLTRALRYAVERKRADENARRLREVELRQAESARLERGLLPQPLMSTDQIAVHTFYRPGRHAALIGGDFYDVVQTHPDRVDLIVGDVCGHGVDEAALGVELRVAWRALILAGVPDDEVLPALEQVLMSERRLQEIFATVATVRLDLGANRATVRLAGHPPPVLLAAGRVTPVPARGGLLLGVRPRRPIAFDLEFDTDDWSLLMYTDGLIEGRVGEGDERLDVPGLTGLLNEPAGRTVPLPDLPAWLVGRAEQLNDGPFADDVAMLLVSRGGGR
- a CDS encoding M28 family peptidase; this translates as MHPSPTPRGATRGRTPKPRRRTSPHPAASAALAALAALVALVAVGATALLDLRPPAPRPSDAPAAEFSAGRAYTHVPFVAGRTHVAGSPANDAVRAHLEVFLRGLGLQTQVQDTVAEEAGQLSGAAGGATLARVRNVVARLPGTDPSGTVFLVAHYDAVQTGPGGNDDAAGVSAILETARALTTGPRPRNDIVFVLTDAEEACLCGASAFASEHPLAAGKGVVLNLEARGRTGPVIMFETSPQNAALVEVFGRAAPHPVGTSFAVEVYRALPNDTDFTAFLDEEFVGLNSAYLDGGAIYHTPLDTPASMDRASLQHHGDNTLGLAREFGRLDLGDLGAGQDATYFPVPGGLARYPGVLVLPLALLALAGVVALGWLARRRGRVTGGRLAAAFGLALAPIVIAPVGAQLLWAAVVAIRPGNAELLDPYRPTWYRLAVLALAATVVLAWYALTRRRIGPAALAIGGLGWLALLGVLLAVLVPGGAYLATLPALAGALAGLVALATRPDGPVPVIAVTVAAAVAVVVLLPTVVLLFPALGMGMGGVAALFAVLLGLAALPVVDLLHPEAGGQRGMVALRARRLGVLPAGAAALAATVFATTGTAVDRFDAAHPVPTHLMYALDAGTGQARWLSHEADPQPWTDEYVDGPVQVADEFPGIGADDLLGGPAEAAGLPAPGWTCWPTPPPPASAPCGCGSPRNARYAWSPCTSTRPPRRCAAPRWRVDRCRWSNATAGGDSGWSSTPHRPTESRSR
- a CDS encoding ROK family protein, whose product is MLTTLAIDCGGGGIKASVLDGAGTMRTRPMRVPTPYPLPPDLFVRTLLDLGGRLPAADRVTVGMPGMIRHGVVVSTPHYVTRSGPRSRVDPALLAQWSGYDARSALSAAFGRPALVLNDAEVHGAGVVAGTGCELVLTLGTGLGSALFDGGVLAPHLELSHAPVRWGTTYDTYVGEPERRRLGDAFWSRRIRQVVEGLRPVFRWDRLYLGGGNSRLIRPEQLARMGDDVVVVPNSAGIVGGVRAWDLAAV
- a CDS encoding tetratricopeptide repeat protein codes for the protein MDLLAEYRRATLFFEAGDPSGAARLLEPIVEAEPDNAAVRQLLARAYFQSAQLGRAEEHLRELVDRNPSDHYAHHVLGRTLERLNRHTDALRHLRIAAAMHSSNDDYTTAVRRVETRVGGGR
- a CDS encoding response regulator, with amino-acid sequence MTAPEDGNSPIEVLLVEDDPGDVLMTQEAFEEHKLRNRLNVVSDGAEALAYLRREGRYADAVLPDLILLDLNLPRRDGREVLEEIKRDEALRRIPVVVLTTSQADEDILRSYQLHANAYVAKPVDFEQFISVVRQIDEFFVSVVKLPPRG
- a CDS encoding sensor histidine kinase, which translates into the protein MTPVGAGWSLRGRLAVLIAVVGLLLIGVAVAEAVVATRNRAQIDAVLNKTGPLRVNSQELLAVLVDQETAIRGYALTGDRESLGPFDAGRQREQELAASTDQLLVNYPGLHDEFELVQLRAEEWRQTVALPVIQAIEVGGASAGRELFTDESRQRFDEIRVAVDALQNGILELRDEAAADVRETSNLLVLLLIMAALVVLVAGVLLLTSLERMVIRPLTNLAGQVRDVATGDYGHDIAGTGPPEFRRLGEDVDVMRQKIAAELAEVRAARERIEWVNTQLQRQAEELTRSNRDLEQFAYVASHDLQEPLRKVASFCQLLQRRYAGRLDERADQYIAFAVDGAQRMQRLINDLLAFSRIGRLTAGFADVDLNDLMAEVAAQTEPARQYADAELTWGELPVIRGEEPLLTNLLVNLVSNSVKFRRPDVPPKVHVSARLVGEDWEVTCQDNGIGIEPEFADKIFVIFQRLHAKDAYPGTGIGLAIVKKIVEYHGGRVWVDTDVPEGTAIRFTLPALPADIEASTTATGTDGPAADVAGTGVDAAAGQVGDAAPAGDGTVGAEADGGSAERPAAGAGLSPGGTGRDGMKEAVG
- a CDS encoding Smr/MutS family protein, with translation MKLKLDLHDVFNRGQDIDRALRGIMDEAVAKKATLVEIIPGKGSGQLKKRVLRFLDQKDVKQLYHRVEKDSKNFGRLFVHFRWK